The following are from one region of the Coffea eugenioides isolate CCC68of chromosome 2, Ceug_1.0, whole genome shotgun sequence genome:
- the LOC113763955 gene encoding uncharacterized protein LOC113763955 — protein MNMALSSSSTHWSSLSSRFRYPRLSARVLSSLTDDSSKSSVRISADSAAPKARFVARRTESVSVRQLQRPLSEYMSLPASQYSVLDAERIERVDDSTFRCYVYRFKFFAFEVCPVLLVRVEEQPDGCCIKLLSCKLEGSPIVVAQNNKFDASMENKIKYDTSKSEVPVQQLTSDAVIEVSIEIPFPFQALPKAAIESTGTQVLGQVLRIMLPRFMAQLVKDYHAWASGDTSRQPLGTGKI, from the exons ATGAACATGGCTTTGAGTTCATCTTCAACGCATTGGAGCTCGCTTTCGTCCCGGTTTAGATACCCTAGGTTATCTGCCCGAGTACTCTCCAGTTTAACTGACGATTCGTCGAAATCTTCAGTTCGCATTTCAGCTGATTCTGCTGCTCCAAAGGCTCGATTTGTGGCAAGGCGGACGGAGTCCGTCTCCGTCCGACAGCTCCAACGTCCTCTGA GCGAGTATATGAGCTTGCCTGCTAGTCAGTACTCGGTGTTGGATGCGGAAAGGATAGAAAGAGTAGATGATAGCACCTTCAGGTGTTATGTTTACAGATTTAAGTTCTTTGCATTTGAAGTTTGCCCTGTGTTGTTAGTCAGAGTGGAGGAGCAGCCTGATGGTTGTTGTATTAAGCTCTTGTCTTGCAAG CTTGAGGGTTCGCCAATTGTGGTAGCGCAGAACAACAAATTTGATG CTTCTATGGAGAATAAAATCAAGTATGATACCTCAAAAAGCGAAGTACCAGTGCAGCAACTTACCTCAGATGCAGTTATTGAG GTAAGCATTGAGATCCCTTTTCCCTTTCAAGCACTTCCAAAAGCAGCAATTGAATCGACTGGCACCCAGGTCCTAGGACAAGTTCTAAGGATCATGCTTCCCCGGTTTATGGCCCAG CTGGTGAAGGATTACCATGCGTGGGCATCAGGGGACACATCTAGGCAGCCTCTTGGAACGGGTAAAATTTAA
- the LOC113760722 gene encoding histone H2B-like codes for MAPKAEKKPAEKKPAAEKAPAAAEKAPAEKKPKAGKKLPKEGGAAAGDKKKKRVKKSSETYKIYIFKVLKQVHPDIGISSKAMGIMNSFINDIFEKLAQEASRLARYNKKPTITSREIQTAVRLVLPGELAKHAVSEGTKAVTKFTSS; via the coding sequence ATGGCACCAAAGGCGGAGAAGAAGCCGGCTGAGAAGAAGCCCGCGGCCGAGAAAGCCCCAGCAGCAGCCGAGAAGGCTCCGGCAGAGAAGAAGCCAAAGGCCGGGAAGAAACTCCCGAAGGAAGGCGGAGCCGCTGCTGGCgacaaaaagaagaagagagtcAAGAAGAGCAGCGAGACCTACAAGATCTACATCTTCAAGGTGCTAAAACAAGTCCATCCCGACATCGGGATCTCCAGCAAGGCCATGGGTATCATGAACAGCTTCATCAATGATATTTTCGAGAAATTGGCTCAGGAGGCTTCCAGGCTCGCCAGGTACAACAAGAAGCCGACGATTACGTCGAGGGAGATTCAGACTGCTGTGAGACTTGTACTTCCCGGTGAATTGGCCAAGCACGCCGTCTCCGAAGGCACCAAGGCTGTTACCAAATTCACTAGCTCTTGa
- the LOC113761663 gene encoding protein BTR1 isoform X1, with amino-acid sequence MSMEGADSGFAASADGSQNQSPSPRKSPPSPPDHEEKTTHIKFLLSNAEAGSVIGKGGSTINDFQTQSGARIQLSRNFEFFPGTSDRIVMVSGLIDDVLKAVDLILSKLLDEFYVEEGGEDPRFKVRLVVPNGCCGGIIGKGGSIIKSLIEDSHAGIKISPLDNSYPGLYDRLVTVNGTLREQMRAIELILLKLAEDLHYVQSVSAPFPYPVVGYNGMNYASNGVGGKFQNARSQNKQEERSNSVTIGVADEHIGLVVGRGGRNIFEISQLSGARIKISERGDFMSGTSDRKVTITGSQRAIRAAEAMISQKVSPVSER; translated from the exons ATGTCAATGGAAGGAGCGGATTCTGGATTTGCTGCGTCTGCTGACGGTTCGCAGAATCAGTCTCCTTCGCCTCGCAAATCTCCTCCTTCTCCTCCAG ATCATGAAGAGAAGACAACTCACATTAAGTTTCTTCTGTCAAATGCTGAAGCTGGGTCTGTCATAGGGAAAGGTGGCTCAACCATAAATGATTTCCAGACGCAGTCTGGAGCACGAATTCAACTATCAcgcaattttgaattttttcctGGGACATCCGATAGGATTGTTATGGTATCTGGATTAATTGATGATGTTCTCAAGGCAGTCGATCTTATCCTGTCTAAATTGCTGGATGAG TTTTATGTTGAAGAAGGCGGAGAAGATCCCCGATTTAAAGTTAGGCTGGTTGTTCCAAATGGCTGTTGTGGTGGAATAATTGGAAAGGGAGGCTCTATTATAAA GTCACTTATTGAAGATTCTCATGCCGGCATCAAAATATCCCCTCTAGATAATAGTTACCCTGGCCTATATGATAGGCTAGTAACAGTAAATGGCACTCTAAGGGAACAGATGCGGGCGATTGAGTTGATTCTGTTGAAGTTGGCAGAAGACCTCCATTATGTACAATCTGTCAGTGCACCATTTCCGTATCCAG TAGTAGGCTACAATGGAATGAACTATGCATCAAATGGAGTTGGAGGGAAATTTCAGAATGCCAGGTCTCAGAATAAG CAGGAGGAGAGGAGTAATTCTGTAACAATTGGTGTTGCAGATGAGCATATAGGGTTAGTTGTTGGCAGGGGTGGAAggaatatttttgaaattagTCAG CTTAGCGGGGCAAGAATTAAAATTTCTGAAAGGGGTGATTTCATGTCTGGGACATCTGATAG GAAAGTTACTATCACGGGATCCCAAAGAGCTATCCGTGCGGCTGAGGCTATGATATCTCAAAAGGTATCACCAGTCTCTGAGAGGTGA
- the LOC113761663 gene encoding protein BTR1 isoform X4 has product MSMEGADSGFAASADGSQNQSPSPRKSPPSPPDHEEKTTHIKFLLSNAEAGSVIGKGGSTINDFQTQSGARIQLSRNFEFFPGTSDRIVMVSGLIDDVLKAVDLILSKLLDEFYVEEGGEDPRFKVRLVVPNGCCGGIIGKGGSIIKSLIEDSHAGIKISPLDNSYPGLYDRLVTVNGTLREQMRAIELILLKLAEDLHYVQSVSAPFPYPVGYNGMNYASNGVGGKFQNARSQNKEERSNSVTIGVADEHIGLVVGRGGRNIFEISQLSGARIKISERGDFMSGTSDRKVTITGSQRAIRAAEAMISQKVSPVSER; this is encoded by the exons ATGTCAATGGAAGGAGCGGATTCTGGATTTGCTGCGTCTGCTGACGGTTCGCAGAATCAGTCTCCTTCGCCTCGCAAATCTCCTCCTTCTCCTCCAG ATCATGAAGAGAAGACAACTCACATTAAGTTTCTTCTGTCAAATGCTGAAGCTGGGTCTGTCATAGGGAAAGGTGGCTCAACCATAAATGATTTCCAGACGCAGTCTGGAGCACGAATTCAACTATCAcgcaattttgaattttttcctGGGACATCCGATAGGATTGTTATGGTATCTGGATTAATTGATGATGTTCTCAAGGCAGTCGATCTTATCCTGTCTAAATTGCTGGATGAG TTTTATGTTGAAGAAGGCGGAGAAGATCCCCGATTTAAAGTTAGGCTGGTTGTTCCAAATGGCTGTTGTGGTGGAATAATTGGAAAGGGAGGCTCTATTATAAA GTCACTTATTGAAGATTCTCATGCCGGCATCAAAATATCCCCTCTAGATAATAGTTACCCTGGCCTATATGATAGGCTAGTAACAGTAAATGGCACTCTAAGGGAACAGATGCGGGCGATTGAGTTGATTCTGTTGAAGTTGGCAGAAGACCTCCATTATGTACAATCTGTCAGTGCACCATTTCCGTATCCAG TAGGCTACAATGGAATGAACTATGCATCAAATGGAGTTGGAGGGAAATTTCAGAATGCCAGGTCTCAGAATAAG GAGGAGAGGAGTAATTCTGTAACAATTGGTGTTGCAGATGAGCATATAGGGTTAGTTGTTGGCAGGGGTGGAAggaatatttttgaaattagTCAG CTTAGCGGGGCAAGAATTAAAATTTCTGAAAGGGGTGATTTCATGTCTGGGACATCTGATAG GAAAGTTACTATCACGGGATCCCAAAGAGCTATCCGTGCGGCTGAGGCTATGATATCTCAAAAGGTATCACCAGTCTCTGAGAGGTGA
- the LOC113761663 gene encoding protein BTR1 isoform X2, whose translation MSMEGADSGFAASADGSQNQSPSPRKSPPSPPDHEEKTTHIKFLLSNAEAGSVIGKGGSTINDFQTQSGARIQLSRNFEFFPGTSDRIVMVSGLIDDVLKAVDLILSKLLDEFYVEEGGEDPRFKVRLVVPNGCCGGIIGKGGSIIKSLIEDSHAGIKISPLDNSYPGLYDRLVTVNGTLREQMRAIELILLKLAEDLHYVQSVSAPFPYPVVGYNGMNYASNGVGGKFQNARSQNKEERSNSVTIGVADEHIGLVVGRGGRNIFEISQLSGARIKISERGDFMSGTSDRKVTITGSQRAIRAAEAMISQKVSPVSER comes from the exons ATGTCAATGGAAGGAGCGGATTCTGGATTTGCTGCGTCTGCTGACGGTTCGCAGAATCAGTCTCCTTCGCCTCGCAAATCTCCTCCTTCTCCTCCAG ATCATGAAGAGAAGACAACTCACATTAAGTTTCTTCTGTCAAATGCTGAAGCTGGGTCTGTCATAGGGAAAGGTGGCTCAACCATAAATGATTTCCAGACGCAGTCTGGAGCACGAATTCAACTATCAcgcaattttgaattttttcctGGGACATCCGATAGGATTGTTATGGTATCTGGATTAATTGATGATGTTCTCAAGGCAGTCGATCTTATCCTGTCTAAATTGCTGGATGAG TTTTATGTTGAAGAAGGCGGAGAAGATCCCCGATTTAAAGTTAGGCTGGTTGTTCCAAATGGCTGTTGTGGTGGAATAATTGGAAAGGGAGGCTCTATTATAAA GTCACTTATTGAAGATTCTCATGCCGGCATCAAAATATCCCCTCTAGATAATAGTTACCCTGGCCTATATGATAGGCTAGTAACAGTAAATGGCACTCTAAGGGAACAGATGCGGGCGATTGAGTTGATTCTGTTGAAGTTGGCAGAAGACCTCCATTATGTACAATCTGTCAGTGCACCATTTCCGTATCCAG TAGTAGGCTACAATGGAATGAACTATGCATCAAATGGAGTTGGAGGGAAATTTCAGAATGCCAGGTCTCAGAATAAG GAGGAGAGGAGTAATTCTGTAACAATTGGTGTTGCAGATGAGCATATAGGGTTAGTTGTTGGCAGGGGTGGAAggaatatttttgaaattagTCAG CTTAGCGGGGCAAGAATTAAAATTTCTGAAAGGGGTGATTTCATGTCTGGGACATCTGATAG GAAAGTTACTATCACGGGATCCCAAAGAGCTATCCGTGCGGCTGAGGCTATGATATCTCAAAAGGTATCACCAGTCTCTGAGAGGTGA
- the LOC113761663 gene encoding protein BTR1 isoform X3, protein MSMEGADSGFAASADGSQNQSPSPRKSPPSPPDHEEKTTHIKFLLSNAEAGSVIGKGGSTINDFQTQSGARIQLSRNFEFFPGTSDRIVMVSGLIDDVLKAVDLILSKLLDEFYVEEGGEDPRFKVRLVVPNGCCGGIIGKGGSIIKSLIEDSHAGIKISPLDNSYPGLYDRLVTVNGTLREQMRAIELILLKLAEDLHYVQSVSAPFPYPVGYNGMNYASNGVGGKFQNARSQNKQEERSNSVTIGVADEHIGLVVGRGGRNIFEISQLSGARIKISERGDFMSGTSDRKVTITGSQRAIRAAEAMISQKVSPVSER, encoded by the exons ATGTCAATGGAAGGAGCGGATTCTGGATTTGCTGCGTCTGCTGACGGTTCGCAGAATCAGTCTCCTTCGCCTCGCAAATCTCCTCCTTCTCCTCCAG ATCATGAAGAGAAGACAACTCACATTAAGTTTCTTCTGTCAAATGCTGAAGCTGGGTCTGTCATAGGGAAAGGTGGCTCAACCATAAATGATTTCCAGACGCAGTCTGGAGCACGAATTCAACTATCAcgcaattttgaattttttcctGGGACATCCGATAGGATTGTTATGGTATCTGGATTAATTGATGATGTTCTCAAGGCAGTCGATCTTATCCTGTCTAAATTGCTGGATGAG TTTTATGTTGAAGAAGGCGGAGAAGATCCCCGATTTAAAGTTAGGCTGGTTGTTCCAAATGGCTGTTGTGGTGGAATAATTGGAAAGGGAGGCTCTATTATAAA GTCACTTATTGAAGATTCTCATGCCGGCATCAAAATATCCCCTCTAGATAATAGTTACCCTGGCCTATATGATAGGCTAGTAACAGTAAATGGCACTCTAAGGGAACAGATGCGGGCGATTGAGTTGATTCTGTTGAAGTTGGCAGAAGACCTCCATTATGTACAATCTGTCAGTGCACCATTTCCGTATCCAG TAGGCTACAATGGAATGAACTATGCATCAAATGGAGTTGGAGGGAAATTTCAGAATGCCAGGTCTCAGAATAAG CAGGAGGAGAGGAGTAATTCTGTAACAATTGGTGTTGCAGATGAGCATATAGGGTTAGTTGTTGGCAGGGGTGGAAggaatatttttgaaattagTCAG CTTAGCGGGGCAAGAATTAAAATTTCTGAAAGGGGTGATTTCATGTCTGGGACATCTGATAG GAAAGTTACTATCACGGGATCCCAAAGAGCTATCCGTGCGGCTGAGGCTATGATATCTCAAAAGGTATCACCAGTCTCTGAGAGGTGA
- the LOC113756040 gene encoding glycine-rich cell wall structural protein 2-like: protein MAHPKLIAYALLVLLLVDLAFAARLGKVAIDAGGGGRGGKGRGSGSGYGSGSGSGQGNYDEGHVSGGGGGGGYGGGIGKGGGGGGGGGRGGGGGGGSGGSGSGYGSGSGSGYGSGGGRGGGGGGGGGGGGGGGGGGGHGGGSGYGSGYGSGYGSGYGGGDGSEEP from the exons ATGGCCCATCCCAAGTTGATAGCTTATGCATTGTTGGTTTTGCTTCTTGTGGATCTTGCTTTTGCTGCTAGACTTGGAAAGGTGGCCATTGACGCAGGAGGAGGAGGACGTGGTGGGAAGGGGCGCGGTTCAGGTTCTGGTTATGGTTCGGGGAGTGGCTCTGGACAGGGTAATTATGACGAGGGACATGTAAGcggtggaggtggaggtggag GCTATGGTGGAGGAATAGGAAAGGGAGGAGGTGGTGGAGGAGGTGGTGGCAGAGGTGGAGGAGGAGGCGGAGGTAGTGGAGGAAGTGGTTCAGGCTACGGAAGCGGCAGTGGTTCAGGATATGGAAGTGGTGGTGGGAGAGGAGGAGGcggaggaggtggtggtggaggtggaggcggtggaggtggaggtggaggtCATGGTGGTGGTTCTGGATATGGCTCAGGTTATGGGTCTGGTTATGGATCAGGATATGGTGGCGGTGACGGAAGCGAGGAGCCATGA
- the LOC113761600 gene encoding probable small nuclear ribonucleoprotein F has product MATVPVNPKPFLNNLTGQPVMVKLKWGMEYKGFLVSVDSYMNLQLANAEEYIEGQFTGNLGEILIRCNNVLYIRGVPEDEEVEDADRD; this is encoded by the exons ATGGCT ACTGTACCAGTTAATCCTAAACCTTTCCTGAACAATCTTACTGGACAGCCTGTTATGGTAAAGCTCAAGTGGGGTATGGAGTACAAAG GGTTTCTTGTCTCTGTGGACTCATACATGAACTTGCAG CTAGCTAATGCTGAGGAATATATTGAGGGGCAGTTTACTGGAAATCTTGGAGAGATTCTGATCAG ATGTAATAATGTTCTCTATATTCGTGGAGTTCCAGAAGATGAAGAAGTAGAGGATGCTGATCGTGATTAG